A part of Candidatus Deferrimicrobium borealis genomic DNA contains:
- a CDS encoding type II toxin-antitoxin system RelE/ParE family toxin has protein sequence MKQPFHRLRVPDEIADLVRGMHPTLKRKTRASLKTILADPSSGKPLKHELAGLRSFRVGTFRIIYRMKRNVIELVAIGPRERIYEETYRLLKREG, from the coding sequence ATGAAACAGCCGTTTCACAGACTCAGGGTGCCGGATGAGATCGCTGATCTTGTCCGTGGCATGCATCCGACCCTGAAGAGGAAGACCAGGGCGTCTCTAAAGACGATTCTCGCCGACCCCTCGTCGGGAAAGCCGCTGAAACACGAGCTTGCAGGACTGCGCAGCTTCAGGGTGGGAACTTTCAGGATTATTTATCGGATGAAACGGAACGTCATCGAACTCGTCGCGATCGGCCCACGCGAACGTATCTATGAGGAAACGTACCGACTTCTGAAAAGGGAGGGTTGA
- a CDS encoding PIN domain-containing protein — protein MADLLLDTGPFVALLDRSERNHTRCAAFFRDFRGRLITTESVLTEVVYLLGPSFPRQKPALDFILAGGAELVPMMPAVLNRCVRLMSKYSDVPMDYADATLVAVGETLGIRDVLTLDRRGFSVYRYASRGAFRIFPE, from the coding sequence GTGGCTGATCTTCTCCTTGACACCGGCCCGTTCGTGGCCCTGCTCGACAGGAGCGAGCGAAATCATACGCGGTGCGCCGCGTTTTTCCGGGATTTCCGGGGGCGGCTGATTACGACCGAGTCGGTGTTGACCGAGGTGGTCTATCTTCTCGGCCCGTCGTTCCCCCGCCAGAAGCCGGCGCTCGATTTCATCCTTGCGGGTGGAGCCGAACTGGTTCCGATGATGCCCGCGGTTCTGAATCGTTGTGTCCGCCTGATGTCGAAATATTCCGATGTCCCGATGGATTACGCGGATGCCACGCTGGTCGCCGTGGGCGAGACGCTCGGCATTCGGGACGTTCTGACGCTTGACCGCAGGGGGTTTTCCGTTTACCGGTATGCGTCGAGGGGGGCGTTCCGTATCTTTCCCGAGTAG
- a CDS encoding ribbon-helix-helix protein, CopG family, with amino-acid sequence MPGQLTVRLTSELEAGIDALSRRTRRRRSEIVRLALARFLREETGEGAPSPYDRVKNLIGTVESGIPDLGEAHREHLHSRFRRG; translated from the coding sequence ATGCCGGGCCAACTGACCGTGCGCTTGACTTCGGAACTGGAAGCGGGGATCGACGCGCTTTCGCGGCGGACCCGTCGCCGCCGCTCGGAGATCGTCCGTCTTGCGCTGGCTCGCTTTCTCCGGGAAGAAACGGGTGAAGGAGCGCCGTCGCCTTACGACAGGGTAAAGAATCTCATCGGAACGGTGGAAAGCGGCATTCCCGACCTCGGGGAAGCCCACCGCGAACATCTGCACAGCCGGTTCCGGCGTGGCTGA
- the smpB gene encoding SsrA-binding protein SmpB, with protein sequence MAGKTEKPDGPPVKVVSTNRRARHEYEILETFECGLALQGHEVKSIREGRVNIADGFAAFRGSEAFVENMHITPYSHGDVRVIDPLRVRKLLLKRKEIDYLFGKVKERGLSVIPLKLYFKGARVKLEVGLGRGKKLYDKRHDIADRDARRDIERATRIRGKRSAGRE encoded by the coding sequence ATGGCCGGCAAGACCGAAAAGCCCGACGGCCCTCCCGTGAAGGTGGTCTCCACGAACCGCCGCGCGCGGCACGAGTACGAGATCCTCGAGACCTTCGAGTGCGGGCTCGCGCTCCAGGGGCACGAGGTGAAGTCGATCCGCGAGGGGCGCGTCAACATCGCGGACGGCTTCGCCGCCTTCCGCGGGAGCGAGGCGTTCGTCGAGAACATGCACATCACGCCCTACTCCCATGGAGACGTGCGGGTCATCGACCCGCTGCGGGTCCGCAAGCTCCTCCTCAAGCGGAAGGAGATCGACTACCTCTTCGGCAAGGTCAAGGAGCGGGGGTTGTCCGTCATCCCGCTGAAGCTCTACTTCAAGGGGGCGCGGGTCAAGCTCGAGGTGGGGCTGGGCCGCGGGAAGAAGCTCTACGACAAGCGGCACGACATCGCCGACCGCGACGCCCGCCGCGACATCGAGCGCGCCACCCGGATCCGGGGGAAGCGCTCCGCCGGCCGGGAGTGA
- a CDS encoding amidohydrolase family protein, whose amino-acid sequence MKSAPDRRQGVVYVASRLVVDSGTVFSPGAVAVADGRILLAGPKADVLRAAPAGFPKVEFPGEAILPGLVNAHTHLQIPRFADDAGMPLPIPASFVDWILRVIAWKRGATPVSLAGNFRAAVSEALSFGTTAVGEIAGPDLPSYDRCPLRARIFAEGIGFAPHVAAEVLDLVGAAIDRLEKISAENPLVRAGISPHTLYTVGEDLLRSLAELAAARRLPTCLHLAESAPETAFLSDGGGEIASRLYPAVGKDVSWFRGLGRTVPAYLAETGLLREGALLVHNVHLARPEVDALRAGGARFVLCPRSNAAHGNGSPDVTHFVDSKIPFALGTDSLGSVPDLSPWEEMRAAAGLYRGRKRAAALCRELFRAATEHGTAALGLPGGILAPGEPADFSIVDDPGGDGDRFFRGLLEKTGRANVRLTVIDGQPAHGAAA is encoded by the coding sequence ATGAAGTCAGCGCCTGACCGCCGGCAGGGGGTCGTGTACGTCGCCTCCCGGCTGGTCGTGGATTCCGGGACGGTATTCTCCCCCGGCGCCGTGGCCGTGGCGGACGGCAGGATCCTCCTGGCGGGGCCGAAGGCGGACGTCCTTCGGGCCGCCCCGGCGGGCTTCCCCAAGGTGGAGTTCCCCGGCGAAGCGATCCTCCCCGGCCTCGTCAACGCGCACACCCACCTGCAGATCCCGCGGTTCGCCGACGACGCCGGGATGCCGCTGCCGATCCCCGCCTCCTTCGTCGACTGGATCCTTCGCGTGATCGCCTGGAAGCGCGGAGCGACCCCGGTCTCCCTCGCCGGAAATTTCAGGGCGGCGGTTTCCGAGGCGCTCTCCTTCGGCACCACGGCGGTGGGAGAGATCGCCGGACCGGACCTTCCCTCGTACGACCGCTGCCCCCTGCGGGCGCGGATCTTCGCGGAAGGGATCGGTTTCGCCCCGCACGTCGCCGCCGAGGTCCTCGATCTCGTCGGCGCGGCGATCGACCGGCTGGAGAAGATCTCCGCCGAAAACCCCCTCGTCCGGGCGGGAATCTCCCCTCATACCTTGTACACCGTCGGGGAAGACCTCCTTCGCTCGCTCGCGGAGCTCGCCGCCGCAAGGCGGCTTCCCACCTGTCTCCACCTTGCAGAGTCGGCGCCGGAGACGGCGTTCCTTTCCGACGGGGGAGGGGAGATCGCCTCGCGCCTGTACCCGGCCGTTGGGAAGGACGTCTCCTGGTTCCGCGGGCTCGGGCGGACGGTCCCCGCGTACCTCGCCGAAACGGGTCTTTTGCGGGAAGGGGCGCTGTTGGTGCATAATGTCCACCTCGCGCGCCCGGAAGTCGACGCGCTGCGCGCGGGCGGCGCCCGCTTCGTCCTTTGCCCGAGGAGCAACGCGGCGCACGGCAACGGCTCTCCGGATGTGACGCACTTCGTCGACTCGAAGATCCCGTTCGCCCTCGGGACCGACAGCCTCGGCTCGGTGCCCGATCTGTCGCCGTGGGAGGAGATGCGCGCCGCCGCCGGCCTGTACAGGGGACGGAAGAGGGCCGCCGCGCTGTGCCGGGAACTGTTCCGGGCCGCCACGGAGCATGGGACCGCCGCCCTCGGGCTTCCCGGCGGAATCCTCGCCCCGGGGGAGCCTGCCGATTTTTCGATCGTGGACGACCCCGGAGGGGACGGCGACCGATTCTTCCGGGGACTGCTGGAGAAGACCGGCCGGGCAAACGTGCGGTTGACTGTCATCGACGGGCAGCCGGCGCACGGCGCCGCCGCGTAA
- a CDS encoding aspartate 1-decarboxylase translates to MMKSMLKCKIHRATVTDAVLHYEGSVTIDKTLMDAAGLVEYEQVHIWNVDNGNRFTTYAIDGEADSGVICLNGAAARQVSKGDLVIIAAFSAYDEKELANFHPTLVYVDGKNRITSVKRKIESESQRPRVAAAG, encoded by the coding sequence ATGATGAAGAGCATGCTGAAGTGCAAGATCCATCGGGCGACGGTGACCGACGCCGTGCTGCACTACGAGGGGAGCGTGACGATCGACAAGACGCTGATGGACGCTGCGGGACTCGTCGAGTACGAGCAGGTGCACATCTGGAACGTCGACAACGGGAACCGCTTCACCACCTACGCCATCGACGGCGAGGCGGACTCCGGCGTGATCTGCCTGAACGGCGCCGCCGCCCGCCAGGTGAGCAAGGGCGACCTGGTGATCATCGCCGCCTTCTCCGCCTACGACGAGAAGGAGCTCGCGAATTTCCATCCGACCCTGGTCTACGTGGACGGGAAGAACCGGATCACGAGCGTGAAGCGGAAGATCGAGTCGGAGAGCCAGCGTCCGCGCGTCGCCGCGGCAGGCTGA
- the panC gene encoding pantoate--beta-alanine ligase: MERVRTPAAMRAWADARRAEGARIGLVPTMGYLHEGHVSLVRVAKEAGSEAVAASIFVNPTQFGQGEDFETYPRDEARDLAMLEAAGVDAVYLPGVRDMYPEGHQTFVEVTGASQGLCGAARPGHFRGVATVVAKLFLAAKPHVAVFGEKDFQQLAVIRAMTRDLDFGIEIVGAPIVREGDGLAMSSRNVYLKGEDRIAARCLSRGLFRAKELFGKGERDAGILVAAAGAAIAGEPLAKLEYAEGRDPHTLAPLSGRVGAVTILVAAKVGPTRLIDNITLGK; the protein is encoded by the coding sequence ATGGAGCGGGTTCGCACTCCGGCGGCGATGCGGGCGTGGGCCGACGCGCGCCGGGCGGAAGGTGCCCGGATCGGCCTGGTGCCGACGATGGGGTACCTGCACGAAGGGCACGTGAGCCTCGTGCGGGTCGCGAAGGAAGCCGGGAGCGAAGCGGTGGCGGCGTCGATCTTCGTCAACCCGACGCAGTTCGGGCAGGGCGAGGATTTCGAAACGTATCCGCGGGACGAGGCGCGGGACCTGGCGATGCTCGAAGCGGCGGGAGTCGACGCGGTCTATCTCCCCGGCGTGCGGGACATGTACCCGGAGGGGCACCAGACGTTCGTCGAGGTGACCGGTGCTTCGCAGGGACTGTGCGGCGCGGCGCGCCCCGGACACTTCCGCGGCGTCGCCACGGTGGTGGCGAAGCTGTTCCTCGCGGCGAAGCCCCATGTGGCGGTCTTCGGGGAGAAGGATTTTCAGCAGTTGGCCGTGATCCGCGCGATGACGCGGGACCTGGATTTCGGCATCGAGATCGTCGGGGCGCCGATCGTCCGGGAAGGGGACGGGCTGGCGATGAGTTCGCGCAACGTCTACTTGAAGGGGGAGGACCGGATCGCGGCCCGCTGCCTGTCTCGAGGGCTCTTCCGGGCGAAGGAGCTGTTCGGGAAGGGCGAACGGGACGCGGGGATCCTGGTCGCGGCGGCCGGTGCGGCGATCGCAGGGGAGCCGCTGGCGAAGCTGGAATACGCGGAGGGGCGGGACCCGCACACGCTCGCCCCGCTTTCGGGCCGGGTCGGCGCCGTCACGATCCTGGTGGCGGCGAAGGTCGGGCCGACGCGGTTGATCGACAACATCACGCTTGGGAAATAA
- the panB gene encoding 3-methyl-2-oxobutanoate hydroxymethyltransferase — MAVRKTNILDLGRMKAEGQKIVMITAYDAVFARIFDDVGVDVILVGDSLGQVVLGHSSTLNVTMEDMVRHTEAAARGRKRAFLVADMPFLSYQACVADAIRNAGRLLQAGAEAVKLEGGRNAAETIRAIASADIPVMGHIGLTPQSVHRMGGYRVQGKTDPQRERLLDDAAAVQEAGAFSVVLEGIPAALAGEITRTLSIPTIGIGAGIGCDGQVLVMHDLLGLFDEFRPKFVRRFGELRKPVEDAVGAYVAAVRDGSFPGKEHSF; from the coding sequence ATGGCGGTACGCAAGACCAACATCCTCGACCTTGGGCGGATGAAGGCCGAAGGACAGAAGATCGTGATGATCACGGCGTACGACGCCGTGTTCGCCCGCATCTTCGACGACGTGGGAGTCGACGTGATCCTCGTCGGCGACTCGCTGGGGCAGGTGGTTCTCGGCCACTCCAGCACCCTGAACGTCACGATGGAGGACATGGTCCGGCATACGGAGGCGGCGGCCCGGGGGCGCAAGCGAGCGTTCCTCGTGGCGGACATGCCGTTCCTTTCGTACCAGGCGTGCGTCGCCGACGCGATCCGCAATGCCGGGCGGCTGCTCCAGGCGGGGGCGGAGGCGGTGAAGCTGGAGGGGGGGCGCAACGCCGCGGAAACGATCCGGGCGATCGCGTCGGCGGACATCCCCGTGATGGGGCACATCGGGCTCACGCCGCAGTCGGTTCACCGGATGGGCGGCTACCGGGTGCAGGGGAAGACCGACCCGCAGCGGGAACGGCTCCTGGACGACGCGGCGGCGGTGCAGGAGGCGGGGGCGTTCTCCGTGGTGCTCGAGGGGATTCCCGCCGCGCTGGCCGGGGAGATCACGCGGACGCTTTCGATCCCGACGATCGGGATCGGCGCGGGAATCGGCTGCGACGGGCAGGTGCTGGTGATGCACGACCTGCTGGGGCTGTTCGACGAGTTCCGGCCGAAGTTCGTGAGGCGCTTCGGCGAGCTTCGAAAGCCGGTGGAGGATGCGGTCGGGGCGTACGTCGCTGCCGTGCGCGACGGGTCGTTCCCGGGGAAGGAGCACTCGTTCTGA
- a CDS encoding deoxynucleoside kinase, translating into MTEPKTPRYIAIEGPIGVGKSSLAKILAQKYASRLVKEEVAGNPFLERFYENPRKFAFQTQLFFLLSRYRQQRELAQGDLFEAGLVCDYILAKDKIFALINLEDDEISLYESIYKLLVSTLPKPDLVIYLQARPEVLLSRVRKRGIAYERNISLDYLRTLSDAYNEYFFHYNETPLLVVNTSEIDFVESPRDLEHLVREVKSVKRGTQHYIPLGSR; encoded by the coding sequence ATGACCGAACCGAAGACCCCCCGCTACATCGCGATCGAAGGACCGATCGGCGTCGGGAAGTCGTCCCTGGCGAAGATCCTCGCCCAGAAATACGCCTCCCGCCTCGTCAAGGAGGAGGTGGCGGGGAACCCGTTCCTCGAGCGCTTCTACGAGAACCCCCGGAAGTTCGCCTTCCAGACCCAGCTCTTCTTCCTGCTGTCGCGCTACCGGCAGCAGAGGGAGCTGGCCCAGGGGGACCTCTTCGAGGCCGGCCTGGTGTGCGATTACATCCTCGCCAAGGACAAGATCTTCGCCCTCATCAACCTCGAGGACGACGAGATCTCCCTCTACGAGTCGATCTACAAGCTCCTCGTATCCACGCTTCCCAAACCGGACCTGGTCATCTACCTCCAGGCGCGCCCCGAGGTCCTGCTGTCCAGGGTCCGCAAACGGGGGATCGCCTACGAACGAAACATCTCCCTTGACTACCTGCGCACGCTGAGCGATGCTTATAACGAATACTTTTTCCACTATAACGAGACCCCGCTCCTGGTGGTCAACACGAGCGAGATCGACTTTGTGGAGAGCCCCCGCGACCTTGAACATCTCGTGAGAGAAGTCAAGAGTGTGAAACGCGGGACGCAGCACTACATACCGCTGGGATCCAGGTAG
- the rsmA gene encoding 16S rRNA (adenine(1518)-N(6)/adenine(1519)-N(6))-dimethyltransferase RsmA, whose amino-acid sequence MRPPASPARRVPESPRRTLAALGLSPRKSRGQNFLADRNVAGKIVALARSCPPPFLEIGPGLGALTSPLADAGAPVVAVEIDRGLAAHLRGRLAGTGVEILEADFLAVPEQEWRSRFPAGGTVVGNLPYSISSPIVLRLIELRDRFPRAVLMLQREVVDRLCAGPGGKEYGILSVYLGVLAEARREFVVRRACFHPAPDVDSAVMSVRFVGEYPEALVAALRTVVRAAFAHRRKTLRNAPVPFLPGGSAQWRELLLAAGIDPAGRAEEVPPPAYLALARAFAGI is encoded by the coding sequence ATGCGGCCTCCCGCTTCACCCGCTAGGCGGGTCCCCGAGTCTCCGCGGCGGACCCTCGCCGCCCTCGGTCTGTCCCCCCGCAAGTCGCGCGGGCAGAACTTCCTCGCCGATCGGAACGTCGCCGGGAAGATCGTCGCCCTGGCGCGCTCTTGCCCTCCGCCCTTCCTGGAGATCGGCCCCGGGCTCGGGGCCCTGACGTCACCGCTCGCCGATGCGGGAGCGCCCGTCGTGGCGGTCGAGATCGATCGCGGCCTGGCGGCGCACCTTCGGGGCCGGCTCGCCGGCACCGGCGTGGAGATTCTCGAAGCGGACTTCCTCGCCGTGCCGGAGCAGGAGTGGCGGTCGCGTTTCCCGGCAGGAGGTACGGTGGTCGGGAATCTCCCGTACTCCATCTCTTCCCCCATCGTCCTCCGGCTGATCGAACTGCGGGATCGTTTCCCCCGCGCGGTCCTGATGCTGCAGCGGGAGGTGGTGGACCGGCTGTGCGCCGGCCCGGGCGGGAAGGAGTACGGGATCCTCTCGGTCTACCTCGGCGTCCTCGCGGAGGCGCGCAGGGAGTTCGTCGTGCGGCGCGCCTGCTTCCATCCCGCCCCGGACGTCGACTCCGCGGTGATGTCGGTTCGCTTCGTCGGCGAATATCCCGAGGCCCTGGTCGCGGCGTTGCGGACGGTCGTCCGGGCCGCCTTCGCGCATCGGAGGAAGACGCTGCGAAATGCCCCGGTCCCGTTCCTCCCGGGGGGATCGGCGCAGTGGCGCGAGCTTCTCCTGGCCGCGGGGATCGATCCCGCCGGCCGGGCCGAGGAGGTGCCTCCACCCGCGTATCTTGCGCTCGCGAGGGCGTTCGCCGGAATCTAG
- the tsaD gene encoding tRNA (adenosine(37)-N6)-threonylcarbamoyltransferase complex transferase subunit TsaD, translating to MRVLGIESSCDETAAAVYDGSAGLLSNVVSSQVAVHGAYGGVVPELASREHLKSIVPVVEKALSDASTAPGAIDGIAVTAGPGLIGSLLVGLCFAKSLSFAWGKPLYGADHLEAHVYAVFLESDVPFPYIALLVSGGHTSLFRVEGWGKMTFLGGTRDDAAGEAFDKAAKMMGFPYPGGIAVDRAGRKGDAARFHFPRAWLSRDSADFSFSGLKTALRIFLASPEGKAARAEDVAASFQEAVADVLVGKAIEAAERERVPRLVLAGGVSANSRLRELAAQRGPAAGIATFLPSKALCTDNAAMVALLGERRLSAGVFSGPELSAYAASRFTR from the coding sequence ATGCGTGTTCTTGGTATCGAAAGCTCCTGCGACGAGACCGCCGCCGCCGTCTACGACGGTTCCGCGGGGCTGCTCTCCAACGTCGTTTCGTCCCAGGTCGCGGTCCACGGCGCGTACGGGGGCGTGGTTCCGGAACTCGCCTCCCGCGAACATCTGAAATCGATCGTGCCCGTGGTCGAAAAGGCGCTGTCCGACGCCTCCACCGCGCCGGGCGCGATCGACGGGATCGCGGTCACGGCCGGGCCGGGGCTCATCGGGTCGCTCCTCGTGGGCCTCTGCTTCGCGAAGTCGCTCTCCTTCGCGTGGGGGAAACCGCTCTACGGCGCGGATCACCTGGAAGCGCACGTCTACGCGGTCTTCCTCGAAAGCGACGTTCCCTTTCCCTACATCGCGCTGCTGGTATCCGGCGGCCACACGTCCCTGTTCCGCGTCGAAGGGTGGGGGAAGATGACCTTCCTGGGCGGCACCCGGGACGACGCGGCGGGGGAGGCGTTCGACAAGGCGGCGAAGATGATGGGGTTTCCGTATCCCGGCGGGATCGCGGTCGATCGGGCCGGGCGGAAGGGAGACGCGGCGCGGTTCCACTTTCCCCGGGCCTGGCTCTCCCGCGACTCGGCGGATTTCTCCTTCTCGGGCCTCAAGACGGCCCTGCGGATCTTTCTCGCCTCCCCGGAAGGGAAGGCCGCCCGGGCGGAAGACGTCGCCGCCTCCTTCCAGGAAGCGGTCGCCGACGTGCTCGTGGGGAAGGCGATCGAAGCCGCGGAGCGCGAGCGGGTTCCGCGGCTGGTGCTGGCCGGCGGCGTCTCGGCGAACTCCCGCCTGCGGGAACTCGCGGCGCAACGGGGACCCGCGGCGGGGATCGCCACGTTCCTCCCTTCGAAGGCGCTGTGCACCGACAACGCGGCGATGGTGGCGCTGCTCGGCGAGCGGCGTCTCTCGGCGGGGGTCTTCTCCGGGCCGGAGCTGAGCGCCTATGCGGCCTCCCGCTTCACCCGCTAG
- a CDS encoding PhoH family protein: protein MIKNFVLDTNVLLHDPNALFHFEDNRVIVPITVVEELDHFKKDLNMLGRNARTVSKHIDRLRASGNLGEGVALEHGGVLRVAFGNEGASLLPPELEGRSGDNQILGVALSARAREKDVPVVVVTKDTNLRIKADALGITAEDYESDRVDVEELYRGFREVNVGKEFIDTFYAAGECLPPPDARDLYPNEYVIFRDAASQSSALGRTDALRRKLRLLVPSKEDVWGVRPRNKEQSFALDILLDDSVKLVTLAGKAGTGKTLLAIAAGLRKTSDEEVYQRMLVSRPVFPMGKDLGFLPGDVEEKLKPWMQPIFDNVEYLFGFSRKKRQGGVRGYQELINLGILEIEPLTYIRGRSIPNQFIIVDEAQNLSPHEVKTILTRAGENSKVVLTGDPYQIDNPFVDSASNGLSCTVEKFKGEAIAGHVLLVKGERSPLAELAANIL, encoded by the coding sequence GTGATCAAAAACTTCGTGTTGGACACGAACGTCCTTCTGCACGATCCCAATGCACTCTTCCATTTCGAGGACAACCGGGTGATCGTACCGATCACGGTGGTCGAGGAACTCGATCACTTCAAGAAGGACCTGAACATGCTCGGACGCAACGCCCGGACGGTGTCCAAGCACATCGACCGGCTGCGCGCCTCCGGCAATCTCGGGGAGGGGGTCGCGCTGGAGCACGGAGGGGTGCTGCGCGTGGCGTTCGGAAACGAGGGGGCCTCCCTGCTTCCGCCGGAACTGGAAGGCCGGTCCGGGGACAACCAGATCCTCGGGGTCGCCCTGTCGGCGCGGGCGCGGGAAAAGGACGTCCCCGTGGTCGTGGTCACCAAGGACACGAACCTGCGGATCAAGGCGGACGCCCTCGGGATCACGGCGGAGGATTACGAAAGCGACCGGGTCGACGTCGAGGAACTGTACCGGGGTTTTCGCGAGGTGAACGTCGGCAAGGAGTTCATCGACACCTTCTACGCGGCGGGGGAGTGCCTCCCGCCTCCGGACGCCCGGGACCTGTACCCGAACGAGTACGTCATCTTCCGCGACGCCGCCTCCCAGTCGTCGGCGCTGGGGCGGACCGACGCGCTGCGCCGGAAGCTCCGGCTCCTCGTTCCGTCGAAGGAGGACGTGTGGGGGGTCCGGCCGCGGAACAAGGAGCAGTCCTTCGCCCTCGACATCCTCCTCGACGACTCCGTCAAGCTCGTGACCCTCGCCGGGAAAGCGGGTACCGGGAAGACGCTCCTGGCGATCGCGGCCGGTTTGCGGAAAACCTCGGACGAGGAGGTGTACCAGCGCATGCTCGTTTCCCGCCCGGTCTTCCCGATGGGGAAGGACTTGGGGTTCCTCCCGGGAGACGTGGAGGAGAAGCTCAAGCCCTGGATGCAGCCGATCTTCGACAACGTGGAATACCTGTTCGGATTCAGCCGGAAGAAGCGGCAGGGCGGCGTGCGGGGGTACCAGGAGCTGATCAACCTCGGGATCCTCGAGATCGAGCCCCTCACCTACATTCGCGGCCGCTCCATCCCGAACCAGTTCATCATCGTGGACGAGGCGCAGAACCTGTCTCCGCACGAGGTGAAGACGATCCTCACCCGCGCCGGGGAGAACAGCAAGGTGGTCCTGACCGGCGACCCGTACCAGATCGACAACCCCTTCGTCGACTCGGCGAGCAACGGTCTCTCCTGCACGGTGGAGAAGTTCAAGGGGGAGGCGATCGCGGGGCACGTTCTTCTCGTCAAGGGCGAGCGTTCCCCGCTTGCGGAGCTCGCGGCCAACATCTTATAG
- the ybgF gene encoding tol-pal system protein YbgF gives MARNAVVFPLIGAFAAFMAGCAVMDTGAFNRLQDDMEKLKKEVAVLKAASPPAPVSGAARADAGDIQSMRKGFADLNADFDRMRTDQLAASTRMDDARAEMQRITARQDEQDRALQEIRGNADRMKEIEKRQAALEERIGKLTAAPAAAPAPESPREWRSPEEMYEVAVGQVKGGNPKKGRETLTDFAVKYPDHKLIPNALYWKGEAFYAEKDYENAILTFQDVVDKYPRGEKAPDAMYKQGLSFLALKDTKNARVLLDLVQKKYPKSKAAEMAKKKLKEIQ, from the coding sequence GTGGCGCGCAACGCGGTCGTTTTCCCGCTGATCGGGGCATTCGCCGCTTTTATGGCGGGGTGCGCCGTCATGGACACGGGCGCCTTCAATCGGCTCCAGGACGATATGGAGAAGCTGAAGAAGGAGGTGGCGGTGCTCAAGGCGGCGTCCCCGCCCGCACCCGTTTCCGGGGCGGCGCGCGCCGACGCGGGCGATATCCAGTCCATGCGGAAGGGCTTCGCGGACCTGAACGCCGATTTCGACCGGATGCGGACGGACCAGCTGGCCGCCTCCACCCGGATGGACGATGCACGGGCCGAGATGCAGCGGATCACCGCCCGGCAGGACGAGCAGGACCGGGCGCTGCAGGAGATCCGGGGGAACGCCGACCGGATGAAGGAGATCGAAAAGCGTCAGGCGGCGCTCGAGGAGCGGATCGGCAAGCTCACCGCCGCTCCGGCCGCCGCGCCCGCTCCGGAATCCCCGCGGGAATGGAGAAGTCCGGAGGAGATGTACGAGGTCGCCGTGGGGCAGGTGAAGGGCGGGAACCCGAAGAAGGGGAGGGAGACGCTCACCGACTTCGCCGTGAAATACCCGGACCACAAACTGATCCCGAACGCTCTCTACTGGAAGGGCGAGGCGTTCTACGCCGAGAAGGATTATGAAAACGCGATCCTCACCTTCCAGGACGTCGTGGACAAATACCCCCGGGGGGAAAAAGCGCCCGACGCGATGTACAAGCAGGGGCTTTCCTTCCTCGCCTTGAAGGATACCAAGAACGCCCGCGTCCTGCTCGATCTCGTCCAGAAGAAGTACCCGAAGTCGAAGGCGGCCGAGATGGCGAAGAAGAAGCTCAAGGAGATCCAGTAG
- the pal gene encoding peptidoglycan-associated lipoprotein Pal has translation MKGTFSWKWAVLALSVAALIATGCAKKQTVKSEGTQGAPGAASAPSVGEAPVKEAPPPSGQLASTAEAGVAVTEEKPSQFDDVRFDFDKSELTEDGRRTSQVVADYMKKNPKAKLLVEGHCDERGTAEYNMALGERRATAVMTYLVSLGVPKAALSTVSFGKEKPLDPGHNDGAWAKNRRAHFVLK, from the coding sequence ATGAAGGGTACATTTTCCTGGAAATGGGCCGTGCTGGCGTTGTCCGTCGCGGCCTTGATCGCGACAGGGTGCGCCAAGAAACAGACGGTGAAGTCCGAAGGGACCCAGGGCGCTCCGGGAGCGGCATCCGCCCCCTCGGTCGGTGAAGCGCCCGTGAAAGAGGCGCCCCCGCCCTCGGGCCAACTCGCATCCACGGCGGAGGCCGGGGTCGCGGTCACCGAGGAGAAGCCTTCGCAGTTCGACGACGTCCGGTTCGACTTCGACAAGTCGGAGTTGACAGAGGACGGCCGCAGGACCAGCCAGGTCGTTGCCGACTACATGAAGAAGAACCCGAAGGCGAAGCTTCTGGTCGAGGGGCATTGCGACGAGCGCGGCACCGCGGAGTACAACATGGCGCTGGGTGAGCGTCGCGCGACCGCCGTGATGACCTACCTCGTCTCCCTCGGCGTTCCGAAGGCGGCCCTCTCCACGGTCAGCTTCGGCAAGGAAAAACCGCTGGATCCGGGCCACAACGATGGGGCGTGGGCGAAGAACCGCCGCGCGCACTTCGTCCTTAAGTAA